The following are encoded together in the Strix aluco isolate bStrAlu1 chromosome 13, bStrAlu1.hap1, whole genome shotgun sequence genome:
- the SPARC gene encoding SPARC, with translation MRAWMVFVLCLAGKALAAPQEALPDETEVIEDPTTEEPVGANPVQVEVGEFEEPTEDVEEIVAENPCQNHHCKHGKVCEVDDNNSPMCVCQDPSSCPATAGVFEKVCGTDNKTYDSSCHFFATKCTLEGTKKGHKLHLDYIGPCKFIPACLDTELTEFPLRMRDWLKNVLITLYERDEDNNLLTEKQKLKVKKIHENEKRLEAGDHTVELLARDFEKNYNMYIFPVHWQFGQLDQHPIDGYLSHTELAPLRAPLIPMEHCTTRFFEACDLDNDKYIALEEWASCFGIKEQDIDKDLVI, from the exons ATGAGGGCCTGGATGGTTTTCGTTCTCTGCCTGGCAGGCAAAGCCCTGGCAGCTCCG CAGGAGGCTCTGCCCGATGAGACGGAGGTCATCGAAGATCCCACCACAGAG GAGCCCGTGGGGGCTAACCCTGTCCAGGTGGAGGTAGGAGAGTTCGAGGAACCCACGGAGGATGTAGAGGAGATTGTCGCAGAGA aTCCCTGCCAGAACCACCACTGCAAGCATGGCAAGGTGTGCGAGGTGGATGACAACAACTCGCCCATGTGTGTGTGTCAGGACCCCTCCAGCTGCCCAGCCACCGCCGGTGTCTTCGAGAAG GTCTGCGGCACCGACAACAAGACCTATGACTCTTCCTGCCATTTCTTTGCCACCAAGTGCACCTTGGAGGGAACCAAGAAGGGACACAAGCTGCACCTGGACTACATTGGGCCTTGCAAAT TCATCCCTGCCTGCCTGGACACAGAGCTGACTGAGTTCCCCCTGCGCATGCGGGACTGGCTGAAGAATGTGCTGATCACCCTGTACGAGCGTGATGAGGACAACAACCTGCTGACAGAGAAGCAGAAGCTCAAG GTGAAGAAGATCCATGAGAACGAGAAGCGCCTGGAGGCTGGTGACCACACCGTGGAGCTGCTGGCCCGCGACTTTGAGAAGAACTACAACATGTACATCTTCCCCGTGCACTGGCAGTTTGGGCAGCTGGACCAGCACCCCATTGATGG GTACCTGTCCCACACTGAGCTGGCCCCTCTCCGTGCCCCCCTCATCCCCATGGAGCACTGCACCACCCGCTTCTTTGAGGCTTGTGACCTGGACAATGACAAGTACATCGCCCTGGAGGAGTGGGCTAGCTGCTTTGGCATTAAGGAGC AGGACATAGACAAGGATCTTGTGATCTAA